From Cannabis sativa cultivar Pink pepper isolate KNU-18-1 chromosome 8, ASM2916894v1, whole genome shotgun sequence, a single genomic window includes:
- the LOC133030184 gene encoding uncharacterized protein LOC133030184 has translation MVRDYTEMKRRHRPSSTFDPLEPPDEKLLTTFRKWCVGLIPNHRLRDLRSGDYGPGFFWIMLTPKEWLTDDHIDAAMHMLRRRRTDYPLTFPQKGIILSTFVTAMISSAWTSHKGPRKNFKWEEYILDYCTGFHKSQVFERWRGNEFIYFVLHLPTARHWVTVEVDIELWKINVYDCDSSVCHWTAMEPILKVWSELLPSLILATGEFPHNNQIMALANGDITVLPKMHASRATHDLVPKSATVHSDKKVL, from the exons atggttcgtgactatacggagatgaagaggagacataggccatcttcgacttttgatcccctggagccaccggacgagaaattgttaaccactttccgaaagtggtgtgttggactcattccgaaccaccgacttcgggatttgagaagtggtgattacggtccaggattcttttggataatgctcacaccaaaggaatggcttacagatgac CATATAGATGCAGCAATGCATATGCTGAGGAGGCGACGCACCGACTATCCACTGACATTTCCTCAGAAGGGTATCATTCTCTCCACATTCGTGACCGCCATGATCAGCAGTGCATGGACGAGCCACAAGGGTCCGAGGAAAAACTTTAAATGGGAGGAATATATCCTGGACTACTGCACAGGGTTtcataag tcccaagtctttgagagatggaggggtaacgagtttatttacttcgttctgCACCTTCCCACGGCAAGACACTGGGTCACAGTTGAAGTGGACATAGAgctgtggaaaattaatgtctacGACTGTGATTCCAGCGTCTGTCATTGGACCGCCATGGAACCCATCTTGAAGGTTTGGTCAGAACTGCTGCCCTCGCTAATCCTTGCAACCGGGGAATTTCCACATAACAACCAGATCATGGCGTTAGCTAACGGTGACATCACGGTGCTTCCAAAAATGCACGCGAGTCGAGCCACTCACGACTTAGTTCCGAAGTCAGCAACTGTACATagcgataaaaaagtactatag